The window GACAGCGTCGTGGTGCTCCGCGACGGCCTCGTCGCGGGCAAGTTCGAAGCGCCGCTCGATCTCGCCGCGGCGATCAAGACGATGATCGGGCACGCGGTCGAATCCGCCGCGCGCCAGCCGAAGGCTTACGAAGGCCGGCCCGTCCTGACCGTTCGGGGGGCTCGGTTACGGCGCTCCGCGCAGCCGTTCGATTTCGAGGTCCACCCGGGCGAGGTGGTCGCGGTTGCCGGCCCGGTTGGCGCCGGCAAGACGTCCCTCGCCGGCGCGCTGTTCGGGCTGTGGCCGCTCGAGGCGGGCGAGATGACGCTCGACGGGGACCCCTGGCGCCCGCGCTCGCCCGCCGATGCGATCGGCCGCGGCGTCTTCCTCGCCGGTGAGGACCGCTGGAGAACGACGTTCTTCCCATCGGTGGTGCCGTTCGCCTCGATCGCGGGCACGATCGGCTTCCCCTTCCTGCCGCGCTGGTCCAAGGCGGGCCTCGTTCAGCCGGCGCGGGAGGAGGCGACGGCCGCAAGCCTCATCGCCGCCTTCGGGATCAAGGCGCCCGGGCCGCGCGTGGCCCCCTCGACCCTCTCCGGGGGCAATCAGCAGAAGGTGGTGATCGCCCGCTGGCACGCCGAGCCGGCGCGGCTGCTGCTCCTCGACGAGCCGTTCCAGGGTGTCGATATCGGCGCGCGCGACGACATCATCCGCGCCATCCGCGATCGAACCTCGGGTCGCGCGACCATCGTCTTCGTCAACGATCTGGAAGAGGCGCTCGAGGTCGCCGACCGCGTGGTGACCATGACCGACGCGACGGTCACGGACCAACGCTGCGAAAGCGCCGACCGTCTCATCTCCGCCCTCGCCTCGACACCTGCCGCTCTGCCCTGAGCGTCGCCAAGAGCATCGCCGGGAACCCAACCATGTCCTCGATCGCCACCGACCTCTCCGCCACGCCGAAGTCGCGGCCGCCCCTGCGGGAGTGGCTCATCCGGTACGGCATCTTCCTCCTGCTCGCGGTGCTCGTCGTGATCTTCACGAACGCCCAGCCCGCCTTCCTGAGGGTCAACAACCTCTTCTCGATCCTCCAGGCCGTCGCGATCGTGGCGCTGCTCGGCGTCGGCGTGACGGTGACGACCATCACCGGCGGCTTCGACATCTCGGTCGGGGGCCTTGCGGCCTTCATTCAGATGGCGGCGGCCTACGTCCTGATCGCGCTCGACGGATCGACCCCGGTGGCGGTCGCCGTCTGTCTCGCGATCGGGCTCGCCGTCGGGCTCTTCAACGCCTTCCTCATCGTCGTCGTGCGCATTCCCGATCTGCTCGCGACGCTCGGTACGCTCTTCCTCCTCGCCGGTCTTCAGCTCATTCCGACCGGCGGGCGCTCGATCGCGCCCGGCATGACGCTGCTCGACGGAACGACGGCGCCCGGTGTCTTCCCGCAGAGCTTCCTCGCGCTCGGCCGCTACCGGGTCTGGGACATCGTGCCGGTCCCGGTGATCGCGCTCGCGGTCGTCGCCTTCGCGCTCTGGTTCGTGATGGAGCGCACGCGTTATGGCCGCGTCTTCTATGCCGTCGGCGGCAGCGAGCTCGCCGCCCGCATGGCCGGTGCCTCGACGCGCCTCTACCGCGTGCTCGCTTATGTGCTCTCGTCGCTGACGGCGGCGATCGGCGGCATTCTGCTTGCCGGCCGGATCGGGCGCGGCGACGTGAGCGCCGGTAACGGTCTGATGCTCGATGCCGTCGCGGCGGCGCTGATCGGCTATGCCGTGCTCGGGGTCAACCGGCCGAACATCTTCGGCACCATCGTCGGGGCGATCTTCGTCGGCGTTCTTTTGAACGGCCTGACCATGATGAACGCTCCCTATTACCTCCAGGACTTCGTCAAAGGCGCCGTTCTCATCGGCGCGCTCGCGTTGACTTTCGGCTTATCGCGCAACCGCGCCTGATCTTCTTCTCCCACGCAAGGCTCGTCGTCATGCTTTTCTCCCCCAAGACCCGCTTCGGATTCAAAGCCGTCGCGAGCCTCGCGCTCGCGGCGGGGCTCGGCCTCGCCGGCGCCGCCTACGCCGACGGCATTCCCGGCGCGCCGGCGCCGTTCGACAAAGGCGGGGTGAAGATCGCCCTCGTCGCCTATCTGTCCGGCGGCGATTATTTCCAGGCCGCCGAAGCGGGCGCGACGCGCCAGGCCAAGGCGCTCGGCGTCGATCTGCGGATCTTCCCGGGCCGGCAGAAGCCCGACGAACAGCGCGAGCAGATCCGTCAGGCGATCGACCTCGGCGTCCAGGGCATCATCGTCTCCGGCGGCAAGGCCGAAGCCGTGGACGACGTCGTGCAAGAGGCGCTCGACAAGGGCATCAAGGTCG is drawn from Segnochrobactrum spirostomi and contains these coding sequences:
- a CDS encoding ABC transporter permease → MSSIATDLSATPKSRPPLREWLIRYGIFLLLAVLVVIFTNAQPAFLRVNNLFSILQAVAIVALLGVGVTVTTITGGFDISVGGLAAFIQMAAAYVLIALDGSTPVAVAVCLAIGLAVGLFNAFLIVVVRIPDLLATLGTLFLLAGLQLIPTGGRSIAPGMTLLDGTTAPGVFPQSFLALGRYRVWDIVPVPVIALAVVAFALWFVMERTRYGRVFYAVGGSELAARMAGASTRLYRVLAYVLSSLTAAIGGILLAGRIGRGDVSAGNGLMLDAVAAALIGYAVLGVNRPNIFGTIVGAIFVGVLLNGLTMMNAPYYLQDFVKGAVLIGALALTFGLSRNRA
- a CDS encoding sugar ABC transporter ATP-binding protein, whose product is MSPSSVLAAHDITKAFGSTKALRGVDLTLYAGRAVALMGANGAGKSTLVKILCGIHQTDGGTVLLEGAPFRPRSPRHARDLGVIAVHQSIADVGVLSLSVEDNLLLDRRCEGGSLFAGGRRDREAARAVAAAIGLEVDLRRRLDELSIAERQLVAIARAVARDPKVLIFDEPTASLSAPEAERLFQVIDGLKSRGVAILYISHKTADLERIADSVVVLRDGLVAGKFEAPLDLAAAIKTMIGHAVESAARQPKAYEGRPVLTVRGARLRRSAQPFDFEVHPGEVVAVAGPVGAGKTSLAGALFGLWPLEAGEMTLDGDPWRPRSPADAIGRGVFLAGEDRWRTTFFPSVVPFASIAGTIGFPFLPRWSKAGLVQPAREEATAASLIAAFGIKAPGPRVAPSTLSGGNQQKVVIARWHAEPARLLLLDEPFQGVDIGARDDIIRAIRDRTSGRATIVFVNDLEEALEVADRVVTMTDATVTDQRCESADRLISALASTPAALP